From Proteus vulgaris:
TAGATTGGCTGGCGCTATTCATTTATTACGTACCAGTGAGCGCTCTATCTTTGATATCGCCCTCGATTTTGGCTTTGGTTCACAGTCTCACTTTACCTACATGTTCCGTAAAGAGTATGGCATTACGCCTTTCGACTTTCGGCAAAATCAAGAGATCGTATTAGAAACCAAACAACCCTTACATTTACAATCACCTTGTTGTGATTAACTCTTCTATTTATGTGACATTATACAGATAGCCCTTAATGTCACATAAATAATACTCAAGCTATGTGATGATAGACCGCTTCGCCCTTCCTTTATCATGATTGCTTTTATTTAATATGGGGATGCTAATGAGTATTAAGCTTATCGCTATTGATTTAGATGGAACCTTACTCAACAAACAACACGAAATCACGCCCGAAGTACACAATGCGGTTCAACGAGCAAAAGACGCTGGTGTTAAGATTGTGCTAGCTTCAGGACGCTCTTTTAATGGCATCTCCCCTTATTTAAAGATACTCGGTCTTGATACTTCTGATTGTTA
This genomic window contains:
- a CDS encoding helix-turn-helix domain-containing protein; the protein is MPQDNHLALVCALSKWIEEHLGRVIHLEELAAYSGYSLWHMQKIFKEVTGTSLGKYIRQRRLAGAIHLLRTSERSIFDIALDFGFGSQSHFTYMFRKEYGITPFDFRQNQEIVLETKQPLHLQSPCCD